A window of Dermacentor andersoni chromosome 4, qqDerAnde1_hic_scaffold, whole genome shotgun sequence genomic DNA:
gaaggctaggcgATCCGAGATAGGTGATGGATTTGcgtacgctgtgttctcgcgtgCCTAGTTCACAGTGAAGAGAGATGAAgtacgaaggtgaattcgctcgccgctgctgccgctattCATCCCGCCAGCGTTCGGACAGCGAGTgtctgtggtcatcgagtgagatgtgttcgtatTTGTCTGTGCACACGTCACAACGTGCGcagttagtaggcgaatgtttgcagcagtttatgcagcttaTAAAACTACCAACCTTACTTTGCATAGCTGTccaatttgctgtcgcaatcagtgcttcgcctttcggacgaaactgcgagtTTTGTTTATTAACCACAGACTCAAAATTGGTTGGGCCTTTGCCGCATTAATTTTGTTAATTTTGGCGTTTTGAAAGACCGGTtattatgcagtttacgtgcatTACTCTAGCCTTTTATGCATTACCATATTTAACACCTAGAGCCACTTTTTTATGACTTTTTCTCCTTATTAACCCTGCACCGCACAATAGTACTGATTGCTGTCGAAAGGTGCAAGAATTCGTAGATTTTCTCGCTTGCGTGCGCAGTATTTCACATAGCATATTTTATGACAGGCAACTCAGCCTGTGTGAGAAGGAGCTTTGCATGTTTTCTAACGACTGTAATCTGAAGGTAGCGCGAAGGTCCGACGTAGTCTTAGACACTTCGTAACCGAAAGGTTACTCTAACCACACCACGAATAAAGGATCTGTAAGCCGAAACAAGGGCGAGGATGAAAGgctggtggcgacgccgccttgaagtttccggacatggatggatggatgaaaaacgtttattcaacGGATTGAGAGTTTGCAGGCCAAACATGGCCCTTTACATAGGTGGAGTCCTTAGTCTGGGACCCCACTGGACGAAGCTGCTACCCGCGCCCGTTGGACTAGAGCCCTTTGGGACTCCAGCGCCGAGCAATTGAGTAGGGCTGCCTCCCATGCCTCTCTAGTGGGGGAAGGGTTGGGGGGAAGGGACGGATTCATCTGACACGCCCACACCATGTGAAAGTTATCGGAGACTTCCCCACAGTGAGGGCATCGCCCATCAACTTTTGGGTCAAAATGTTTTGCTATTGCAGGACACAACAGGGTGTTTGTCTGCAGGCGCCGCAGTGTTCGTTCATCGGCCTTACTCAGGCCCTTAGCAGGGACCGGGAAAAGCCGATGACGTTCGCAATAGTCTGCCAGAATTTCCCTGAACCGCAGAAGCGGTTGTCTAATCTCTGAGCCGGAAGAGTCTGGTTGAGGTGCCCGGTGGGTAAGCGCTCGGGCGGCCGCGTCCGCAGCCTCGTTACCTCTAAGGCCCTGGTGGCCCGGAGTCCAAACAATGCGTTTGGGTGAGGGGTCCGATTCCCTCACGGCTCGCTGTAAAATGCGGTAGGCTAAAGGTGATACCTCGCCCGCCAGGTAGTGCTCACAGGCTCTGCGCGAATCTGTGATGATTACCTTCGAATTCGGGTCCGAGGCGGCAAGTGCTATAGCAACTTCCTCGGCCTGCGCGGAGTTGAAAGCGCGGTAGGAAAGTCCGTTAACTCGTTGGTCCTGGTGAACTACGGCAGCCGTGTAGAATCCAGTGGGCGACGGCCCTGCCACATCAACGTAGTATACACCCTGCTTTAATCCATATTGGTGTTCGAGAGCCCGAGCGCGCGCCTTTCGTCTGCCTTCATGTGTCTGCGTGTCCATGTTGCGCGGGAGTGGAGGGACCCAGAGCTTGTGACGCCAGAGCTCCGGAAGCCTGCATGTCTCCTCTGGAATGCACTCGTGTTGTATGTGCAAGCGGTCTAGCAAGTGGCGCCCGGACACCGTCTGCGAGAGTCGCGTGTATTGGTTTACAAGGTGGGCCTCCTTTAACTCCTGGTAGGAGTTAAGCACACCTAGAGCCAACAACTTAGCGTTGCAGGTAGCCACCGGGAGGTCCAAAGCTCGCTTTGTAACCttccttatgatggcgtcgatgcGTTCATCGTGTTTCTTTGTAGTTCGAAGGTAGGGTACGGAGTATAGGATCCTGCTGGTTACGAAGGCATGGGCGAGCCGAAGCGCGTCCCTGCCCCGCAACCCGCCGCGTTTGTTGGAAACGCGGTGGATCATACGTCCGACCTGTTCGCCTATGCGTTTGAGTTTGTCGATAGTGGATTCCGGGCTGAGTCTGTGATGGATGAACAGACCCAGGATCCGGATCTCCTCGACCTCTCTAATAGGACCTCCCATCAGAAAAAGACGCAAACTCGTGTTGTCTTTGGGATTGGCTTTAATGTGAAGTAGT
This region includes:
- the LOC126537527 gene encoding uncharacterized protein; this encodes MSAQDVLLQLHRDIIRPTAMRHNDKAILALDLRGAFDNVRHGSILANLSTTDCGHKAFAYVRDFLSKRQALLKIEDEEYGPYTMGTRGTPQGAVLSPLLFNIAMMQLPQQLARVEGIQHALYADDITIWTTEGSVGEMEDRLQRAASIVDSYAIHCGLQCAPAKSELLHIKANPKDNTSLRLFLMGGPIREVEEIRILGLFIHHRLSPESTIDKLKRIGEQVGRMIHRVSNKRGGLRGRDALRLAHAFVTSRILYSVPYLRTTKKHDERIDAIIRKVTKRALDLPVATCNAKLLALGVLNSYQELKEAHLVNQYTRLSQTVSGRHLLDRLHIQHECIPEETCRLPELWRHKLWVPPLPRNMDTQTHEGRRKARARALEHQYGLKQGVYYVDVAGPSPTGFYTAAVVHQDQRVNGLSYRAFNSAQAEEVAIALAASDPNSKVIITDSRRACEHYLAGEVSPLAYRILQRAVRESDPSPKRIVWTPGHQGLRGNEAADAAARALTHRAPQPDSSGSEIRQPLLRFREILADYCERHRLFPVPAKGLSKADERTLRRLQTNTLLCPAIAKHFDPKVDGRCPHCGEVSDNFHMVWACQMNPSLPPNPSPTREAWEAALLNCSALESQRALVQRARVAASSSGVPD